In the genome of Carassius carassius chromosome 47, fCarCar2.1, whole genome shotgun sequence, one region contains:
- the LOC132130169 gene encoding vimentin-like: MRGSSYSQKSLSVSGSSRMRVQSPSPSRCRGRSGFQAQPVEVATEIHQHHADEKQEMQELNVRFAGYIQKVQALEQRNSALRAELEALQGRFKGGPTGLGDEYQLKFKEIRDLIEALTAEKGAADIERGYIQEEVEVWRLKLEEEMAIKEEAEMILREFRQDVDNATLQKADLEKRIEQLVAEIEFLKKLHDEEVSDLLKQIEESKVTVELDSDRPDLAAYLRNMRSEIESVAARNVQEAEKWYKGKFDTLKDQASKHEDKMKSMKEEISVFHSQVTDLQNQIDGLRARNGALEQQLEDMEEAHLDKTAGLEDIIVQLESQLCQTKLEMGKYMADYQELLHIKLKLDAEIATYRKLLEGEEKRLGISVSEAVTEERSTSVSRTVETHTTIA, encoded by the exons ATGAGAGGTTCATCGTACTCACAGAAGAGCCTGAGCGTCAGCGGCTCCAGCCGGATGAGGGTCCAGAGCCCGTCTCCGTCCCGATGCCGTGGACGCTCGGGATTCCAGGCCCAGCCGGTGGAAGTGGCCACCGAGATCCACCAGCACCACGCCGACGAGAAGCAGGAGATGCAGGAGCTGAACGTGCGCTTCGCCGGATACATCCAGAAGGTCCAGGCGCTGGAGCAGAGGAACAGCGCTCTGAGAGCCGAGCTGGAGGCCCTTCAGGGACGCTTCAAGGGAGGGCCCACCGGCCTCGGAGACGAGTACCAGCTCAAGTTTAAAGAGATAAGGGACCTAATCGAAGCTCTGACCGCTGAGAAGGGAGCGGCTGACATCGAGAGAGGCTACAtccaggaggaggtggaggtCTGGAGACTCAAGCTGGAGGAGGAGATGGCCATCAAAG AGGAGGCTGAGATGATTCTCCGTGAGTTCCGTCAGGACGTGGACAATGCGACGCTGCAGAAGGCAGACCTGGAGAAGCGCATCGAGCAGCTGGTGGCCGAGATCGAGTTCCTGAAGAAGCTCCACGACGAGGAAGTCTCGGACCTCCTCAAGCAGATCGAGGAGTCCAAGGTGACGGTGGAGCTGGACTCCGACAGACCGGATCTGGCCGCTTACCTGCGCAACATGCGCTCCGAGATCGAGTCTGTGGCCGCTCGCAACGTCCAGGAGGCAGAGAAGTGGTACAAGGGCAAATTCGACACTCTGAAGGATCAAGCCAGCAAACACGAAGACAAGATGAAGAGCATGAAGGAGGAGATCAGCGTCTTCCACAGCCAGGTGACGGATCTGCAGAACCAGATCGACGGGCTGCGGGCGAGGAACGGGGCGCTGGAGCAGCAGCTGGAGGACATGGAGGAGGCACACCTGGACAAGACGGCCGGTCTGGAGGACATCATCGTCCAGCTGGAGAGCCAGCTGTGCCAGACCAAGCTGGAGATGGGAAAATACATGGCTGACTACCAGGAGCTGCTCCACATCAAGCTGAAGCTGGACGCTGAGATCGCCACCTACAGGAAGCTTCTGGAAGGAGAGGAGAAGCGGCTCGGGATCTCCGTCTCCGAAG CTGTGACAGAAGAGAGAAGCACGTCTGTGTCCCGTACTGTAGAGACTCACACGACTATCGCCTGA